The DNA region TTTGGTTGTAAGCGTTATTACGGATAGATGTAGTAAATACAAAGTAAGCCTCAGCGTCTTCATAACTAATACCATACTTTTCCATCGCCTTTTGGCGGAGGCTTTCAACAAAAGCTTCATCGGGGCATTCGTTGGTAATATCAACCCTGAAAAGGTTACGCTGCACCAGGTTTTTGCAAAGATGGGAAAGTACCAGGTCGGGATGATATGCCCACACTTTTACCGATGCCATAATATCGGTATCATCCAAACAGGCAAACGTTTCCAGGTGATGGTCCTCGTTCATGAAAGCATCACGGCTAATGCGGTTCTTTAAAAAATGCATCAGGGCCGGAGTAGCAAACAGGTTTTCACCCTGCGAGATCAATTCACGGCCGCGCCTGAAGATCTTGGTTAATACCTCCTCGCCTGCTATTACTGTTTTATGCAGATAAACCTGCCAGTACATGAGGCGGCGGGCTATCAAAAATTTTTCTATCGAGTAAATACCTTTTTCGTCAACAACTACATGGTCATCCTTAACATTGAGCATCTTGATGATACGCTCGGAGCTGATCACCCCTTCGGATACGCCGGTGAAGAAACTGTCGCGGTTAAGGTAATCCAGCCTGTCCATATCCAGCTGACTGGATACCAGCTGGTGCAGGAACTTACGCGGATAGGTATCATTAAAAATATTGATAGCCATGGTAAGCTTACCCTCAAACCGGGTATTAAGCTTATTCATTAGCATTGAGGAAATGTCTTCATGGGCGATACCATCAATAATAGTATTTTCCAAAGCGTGTGAAAATGGCCCGTGGCCAATATCATGCAATAATATGGCAATGGTAACCGCCTCCTCCTCTTCGGCAGAAATTTGATGGCCCTTGTTTCGGAGGGTTTCAAGCGCTGTATCCATCAGGTACATGGCACCCAAAGCGTGATGAAAACGGGTGTGCAATGCTCCGGGGTATACCAGGTGGGTCATGCCCAGCTGTTTAATATAACGCAGCCGCTGAAAGTATGGATGGGATATGAGGTCAAAGATCAGTTCGGTAGGGATACTGATAAAACCATAAACCGGGTCGTTAATTATTTTCTTTTTATTCAATGCCGCTTCTAATAATTGCAAAAATGTAAAACAAAGGTAAAATAAGCGCGTCAGGTTTGTTAAATTTTGTTAATACCTTTACTGAATAACAACAAAAGCATCTATTTGGGGTTTACAGTCTGAATCAGAATTTACAGAATTTTAGGATTCACAGAATGCGGAGACTTAGATTACGATATTTGAATTTGGGTTTAACCTTATACTGAATCATTCTGCTAATTTTCAAATTCTGAAAATTCTGATTCAGACGATTATTTAATATACATACTATGCAAGACACCACCATTTTATGGGCCGATGACGAAATTGACCTGCTAAGACCACATATACTTTTCCTGGGCGAAAAGGGCTACAAAGTAACCACCGTTACCAATGGCTATGACGCCGTTGACTCTTTTAAGAACAATTATTTCGACCTGGTTTTTCTTGACGAGAACATGCCCGGCCTTACCGGCCTGGAAACCCTGCAGCAGATCAAAAACATCAACAACGATGTACCTATTGTGCTGATCACCAAAAATGAGGAAGAGTACCTGATGGAAGATGCCATCGGTTCAAAGATAGACGACTACCTGATTAAGCCGGTACACCCCAAGCAAATTTTGCTTACTATAAAAAAACTGACCGAAAACAAACGCCTCGTTACCGAGAAAACGACCATGGCCTATCAGATGGATTTCCGCACACTGGGCATGACGCTTAACGAAAACCTGAGCCACCAGGAATGGGTTGACGTTTACAAGAAGCTGATTTACTGGGAGCTTGAGCTGGAAAAGCTGGAAGATGCTGGCATGCACGAGATCCTGACGCTGCAAAAGGCCGAAGCAAACATGCAGTTTTGCAAGTTTGTGGAGCGCAACTACCTTAACTGGATCAAAAACCCGGATTTGGCGCCAACCTCATCGCCTCAATTATTTAAAAAGAAGGTATTTCCTAAGCTGGAAGGCAAAGGTCCCTTGTTTTTTATATTGATAGATAACCTGCGGTATGATCAGTTTAAGATCATTAACCCTATTATTTCCGAATATTTCAGGCTGGAGGAAGAGGATACTTATTATAGTATCCTGCCAACGGCTACACAATATGCCCGTAACTCCATTTTTTCGGGGCTGATGCCTTTGGATATGGAACGCCGCTATCCATCTATGTGGCAAAACGATGAGGATGAAGGCGGCAAGAACTTGTACGAAGCCGAGTTTTTAGCCGATCACCTGAAACGTGTGCTGCGAAAGGATTGCAAACACTCATACCATAAGATCCTGAATATTGATGAAGGCCGGGCGCTGAACGAGTCGGTGAATAACCTCATGAATAACGAGCTTAATGTAGTGGTATACAACTTTGTGGATATGCTTTCGCACGCCCGTACAGATATGCAGATGATCCGCGAGCTGGCAAGTGATGATGCAGCTTACCGTTCACTAACCCTGTCGTGGTTTGAGCATTCGCCCTTGTATGACCTGTTGAAATACCTGGCTCAAAAACAGGTACGCGTTATCATTACTACCGATCATGGTACCATCCGCGTAAAAAATCCAAGCAAAATTGTGGGCGATAGGAATACCAACACCAACCTGCGTTATAAACAAGGTAAAAACCTGAATTATAATGCCAAGGAGGTTTTTCATATCCGCAACCCGCACGATGCCATGCTGCCAAGGCTGCACATCAGCTCAAGCTTTGTTTTTGCCAAGGAAGACAGCTATTTCGTGTACCCGAACAACTACAACCACTTTGTGAATTTCTATAACGAAACCTTCCAGCACGGCGGGATCTCGTTAGAGGAAATGATTGTGCCGGTGGTTACCTACGGGCCGAAATAGGGATAAAGGGGGCTTGTCAGTCTGAGTGTTTAAATCCAGCGGCCTCTGAAGGGGAAATGACAAAAGAGGGCCTGTCAGTCTGAGCCTGTCGAAGACTCGTGCGGAGAGGCCTGCCGCCATACTTCGACGAGCTACCCATGACATAATAATTTAAGCAGGTACAAGTTCCCTATTTAGTTCAAAGGCGAGTTTCTCTAATCGCCTTTGTTTCTGTTCCTTAATGATATTTTCATAGGCTTGCAGCCCTTTTTCCACAAAGTCGGCTCCTTTTACAATTAAACGCCAGTATTGAGCGGCCAGTTTTCTGGCCGTTGCTTTAATAGCTATTGCCGGACCTTTTCTGCTCCTTAATCTTCTTGCAAATGAACCCCAGCCGATATACTTGCTGTTCAATAATCCATGGGCCATTTGTTTGAATATTTGCCCGACGGCCGGTTTACCCTTACTTTTACTTTTGTTCTTTTTCCCTGAACGATCCTGGCCGGGAGATAAACCAAGCCAGCTTGTGAAATGTTTTTCACTTGGCCATCGGCTAAGATCCGAACCCACCTCTGTGTATAACTGTAACCAGTTGTAATCTGTAATACCCGGAAGTTTAGTTGCATCCTTACCATCAAATATTTTTAACAGATGATCTCCCAGGTTGTTGATATGAGGTTTGTTGTGACGGATCGCCTTGCGTTTTCCTTCGCTTATTCCCGGTGGCAGGTTCTTATCCCTGTTGATCCGTTGTAAAACACTATCAATCTGGCTGTCGCATTCCATTATCTGGCCTTGATAAAAACCATAAGCCTTATAGGCCTGACCTAATGCAAAAAGCCCTTGCGCTGTATAATGACCTTGCAGGGCTTTCAATAGCTCTTCCCCTTTATTCTCCCTGATCTTTTTATGGCAAAGTGAAAACAACTTATCAGGATCTCGCTCGCCTTGCAGTATCGCATCGATTAACGCCATCCCGCTTACTCCATGGACCTGGCTTAATACCTCCGGCAAACGGATATTCATTTCTATTAAGGCCTTCTGCATGTGCTGAACATGCATGGCCGCACTCCGAAGATGATCCTCACGAAGGCGCTGGTAACTACGCAATTCTTTGATATGACCTTCGGATACATAACAGCGGTTCAGCAAGCCATAACTATGCAATTGCTGTATCCACTGACAATCTTTTACATCTGTTTTCCTGCCTGGTAACTGGCGCGTCTGTCTTCCGTCAACAAGCCACACATCCAATCCCCCATCTAAAAGAATATCGTAAAGTACATACCAGTATACTCCTGTGGCTTCCATTGCCACTGTACTTACCTTATGCTCCAATAAATAGTTCTTAAGTGATACCAGATCACTGGTGAAAGTCTCAAACGAACGAACCGGCTGGCCTTCAAGACCCACAAATACCTTGCGGGCTCCAATATCTATACCTGCCGCATGAAAATGCATCTTTTCCATACTTATAACGCTTTTTAAACCGTGCCCGAAGGAGTTTAAAGAAAAGACAGGCTACCCATCGGACAAATCACCCACACAAGGGATCGTACCATACCTTCAGACTCTTGCTTCGGAACCATACTCAGCAACAGGCAATAAGCACTATAACTCGGTCGGCCACACTGCACGGTTCAGCAAATCTATGTCATTTCACCTTCAGAGGCCACGGATTTAAACACTCAGTATGACACCCGTTTGAAGTTGTCATGGGTAGCCTGTCGAAGACTCGCGCGTAGAGGCCAGCCCACCATGCTTCGACGCGCTCAGCATGACACCCATTTTAATAAAAAAAGCCATTGCCTTGTGCAATGGTTTTTTTTATTGTGTCGTTTAAAACTCCAACTCCAGCAACACCGGGCAATGATCGGAATGCTTAGCCTCCGGCAATATCGCCGCACGACGGATCTTATCTTCAAGCGGGGTGCTGGCCATGGCGTAATCAATACGCCAGCCTAAGTTTTTACCGCGGGAACCGGCGCGGAAGCTCCACCAGGTGTAATTATGCGGTTCTTTATTTACGTGGCGGAAAGTATCTATAAATCCACCCTCAATAAAGTTCTCCATCCATTCGCGTTCCTCCGGTAAAAAGCCCGATGAGTTGGCGTTTGATTTTGGATTGTGAATATCAATAGGGCGGTGACAAATGTTATAGTCGCCGCAAACCACCAGGTTAGGATGCTCCACTTTAAGCAGGGTAAGGTACTTGCCAAACTCATCTAAAAAGCGGTATTTAAAAACTTGCCGGTCATCGCCGCTTGAGCCTGATGGGAAATAAACGCTCATCACCGAAACCTCATCAAAGTCAACCCGGATGCAGCGCCCCTCACGGTCAAAATCAGGAATGCCGCAGCCGTATTCAATATGGTTGGGCAAAATTTTTGTGAAAATAGCCGTGCCACTATAGCCTTTCTTTTCGGCCGGGAACCAGTAATGCTGATAACCCATCTGGTCAACCAAACCCAAATCGGTCAATACATCGGGTGTTGCTTTAATTTCCTGTAAACAAACAACATCAGCATCAGTAGCCTGCAGCCAGGCCAGCCAACCCTTGTTTATTGCCGAACGGATACCGTTAACATTATATGTAAGTATTTTCATGTGGGATTTTGGATGTTCGATTTCGGATTTGATTTGAATTACGAAACTACAACAAAATTGCTCCATCTGCCGCGGGTTTTTAACCCGTGGTGTACCATGGTTTCAGCTTTCAGCTGAATTTGTATAAGCTGAAAGCTTACATTGTGCCAACCACGGGTTACGCTATCGCTAAACCCGCGGCAGTTTGGTTTATTTCTTCTCCGGAAAAAGAATGGCATCCAGCTGTTCACATTCTTTTTTGCTCAGCAATTCAACAGTCATAGGCACATCAGTGACAGGGCGGTCGTTAGCGGCTTTTTTAACGGCAGCAATACGATCTACCATATCAATACCTGTAACAACTTCGCCAAAAACAGTATAGTTTTGATCAAGATGAGGCGAACCGCCAACTGATTTATACCATTCTCGCTGAGATGCCGGGATTTTGCGGCCTTTAAGCCGGGTATTTTCCAGTGTATCCAGTTTGCCGTCGGTAAAGCGTTTGCCTTCCACAATATAAAACTGGCAGCCGCTTGATTCTTTTTTAGGGTTATCATCCCGTGCGGCAGCAAGTACACCGCGTTTATGAAACAGGCTGTCGCGAAATTCGGCCGGGATGGTATAGCCCACTTCGCCATTGCCCAGCTCGGCGCCGGGTGTGGCTTTTACAGGGTCTTTTGAATCCGGATCGCCGCCCTGGATCATGAAATTCTGGATCACGCGGTGAAACAGTGTGCCATTATAAAAGCCCTTTTTGGTTAACTTGATAAAGTTATCGCGGTGCAATGGCGTTTCATTATACAGGCGAATGATGCAATCGCCATATGCCGTATGGATCCGCACATATTGGTTTTTAGGCGGCCCGGCAAACGCGGTAGTAAGGGTTAATAACAGAATGCTTAGGGTAAAAAGTTTCTTCATAGACCGTTGATTTTTTTGATTTCGATGATTACGTTGATTTTTGACTGATGAAGATAGATTAATTGTTCCGAATGTTCTAATTCCCTCCCTGGGGAGGGGTGCGGCCGGCAAGTGTGATGGCAGGGAGGGGTTATACGCGATGCCAACAACAAGTATGAGAAACCCCTCCCTGCCCCCTCCCAGGGGAGGGAATCGCGCAATCCCTTGCTTAAAAGCCATTTACAAACACATTAACCCGTCACCAACCACTCACCTAATCAACCCAATAAACCACTCGCTACTCAGTCCCCTCCATCTCCTCAAAGTAATTTACAATAAGCGATTTCATCATCATTTCCTGTTCAAGCAGGGTATAGTTGGGGATTACTTTTACGCGTTTCCAGTGCGGCCAGCCATCCTGGTCAAGACCTTCGAGCTCGTAAAAGCCCATCATGCTCATTAAGCGGCAGGTTGCGATATGCATCAACTCTTCCTTTTGGCGTTTGCTAAACTTCCGCGGACCTTGCCCCAGCTCCTGTACCCCGATCAAAAAAAGCATCACCTTTATATCGGGTTTTTCATTATCAAAATCCTCAGCTATCCGCTGTTGCAGCGCATCCCATTTTTTATTGATCTCGGCAGGTGTCATATTTGGCAAAGATAGATTAGTTCATGGTTCATAGTTGATGGTTCATAGTAAAAATCTGGCAAATGGCTTTTTCCTAACAAACGCCAAAGCCATGACCTATCATTTTATGTTAGTTCATGGTTCATAGATGATAGTTCATAGTAAAATGTGCAATGTGGCCTTTTTCTATCAAACACTAAACCATGAACCATCATCTATGAACCATGAACACCACATTATTGTTACAATGTTGCATTAATATTCCCGTTTTAATACTTATTTTTGCCGTATTCCGTTAAAGGGATGTTGACTGTGAAAAAAAACCGCTTACATATTGTATTTGCGTGGCTGCTGCTTGTTTGCTTTGCGGCCGGGCAATATATGGTTTATTCGCACCAGCACGCCCTCATCAAGGGAATCACCAAACACAGCCATATGGCTGTTGGTCAGCAAACGGTTAAAGAAAAATGTTTACTGTGCGATACCATGCACCATACTGATGCTGTGGTTGTTAGCAACAGCTCATTTTTTATCCCTCTTGTAACTTCAGCTCATGCTTTTAAAGCCTGCGATTACAATTTTGTAAGCCTTGCGCTTATCCTTGCGGCCGGCCGGGCCCCTCCGGTAACTGCTTAACGTTACCCTATTCTTTCTTCAAAACATAGCCGTTGATCATAACGGTATTTATTGATTTTCTTAATCTTTCATCATGAAATTAAAGCTTATAAGCTTCATTATATTGCTGTTGGTGCAGGTTTCTGCATTTGCAGATGTTATTATTGTTAAAGGCCGGGTGGTCGACGCGCAATCAAAACAAACCTTACCGGGTGCTGTGATCACGATCCCCGAATTAAAAATATCTGCCATAACCGATCCTAATGGCGAGTTTTCCTTTAAATCATTACCCAACAGGGGCAGGTTCCTGTTTTCGGTAGAATATGTGGGTTATAAATCCCTTACCAAAATAGTTGACCTTTCGGCGGGCACTCCGCTGGTTTTTGAATTGCAGTCGAGCATTATCGAAACCCACGAGGTGGTTATTACCGGCACAGCTATCAGCGCTAATAATAAACAAAACAGTACATCAGTATCAGCTGTGGGGCGCGATGGCTTGTTAAGGCAGTCGACCAACCTTATCGATGCGCTCGCGCACCAGGTGCCGGGCATGTCGCAGATCACTACCGGCCCCTCGATTTCCAAACCGGTTATCCGTGGCTTAAGCTATAATCGTGTAGTTACTTTGAGTGACGGGGTTAAACAACAGGGCCAGCAATGGGGCGATGAACACGGTATAGAGATTGATCAATACAGCTCCGACAGAGTAGAGGTGCTTCGCGGGGCAGCTTCACTGCTATACGGATCGGACGCGCTTGGTGGTGTTATTAACCTGCTTGAACCACTTACCCCACCCGACGGGCAGATCAAAGGTGAGTTTTTAACCAACTACTCCACCAACAACGGCCTAACCGGAACTTCACTGATGCTTACTGGTAACGAAAACGGCCTGGTATGGCGTGCCCGCGGCAGCTACAAAAATGCCTACTCCTTTAAAACGCCCGATTATTATTTCCCTAACTCCGGATTTAATGAAACCGACCTGAGCGGCATGATCGGTCTTAATAAATC from Mucilaginibacter sp. SJ includes:
- a CDS encoding HD domain-containing protein encodes the protein MNKKKIINDPVYGFISIPTELIFDLISHPYFQRLRYIKQLGMTHLVYPGALHTRFHHALGAMYLMDTALETLRNKGHQISAEEEEAVTIAILLHDIGHGPFSHALENTIIDGIAHEDISSMLMNKLNTRFEGKLTMAINIFNDTYPRKFLHQLVSSQLDMDRLDYLNRDSFFTGVSEGVISSERIIKMLNVKDDHVVVDEKGIYSIEKFLIARRLMYWQVYLHKTVIAGEEVLTKIFRRGRELISQGENLFATPALMHFLKNRISRDAFMNEDHHLETFACLDDTDIMASVKVWAYHPDLVLSHLCKNLVQRNLFRVDITNECPDEAFVESLRQKAMEKYGISYEDAEAYFVFTTSIRNNAYNQNDGNIGILMKNGEVKDIAAASDNSNLVALAKTVKKYILCYNKELLAG
- the porX gene encoding T9SS response regulator signal transducer PorX encodes the protein MQDTTILWADDEIDLLRPHILFLGEKGYKVTTVTNGYDAVDSFKNNYFDLVFLDENMPGLTGLETLQQIKNINNDVPIVLITKNEEEYLMEDAIGSKIDDYLIKPVHPKQILLTIKKLTENKRLVTEKTTMAYQMDFRTLGMTLNENLSHQEWVDVYKKLIYWELELEKLEDAGMHEILTLQKAEANMQFCKFVERNYLNWIKNPDLAPTSSPQLFKKKVFPKLEGKGPLFFILIDNLRYDQFKIINPIISEYFRLEEEDTYYSILPTATQYARNSIFSGLMPLDMERRYPSMWQNDEDEGGKNLYEAEFLADHLKRVLRKDCKHSYHKILNIDEGRALNESVNNLMNNELNVVVYNFVDMLSHARTDMQMIRELASDDAAYRSLTLSWFEHSPLYDLLKYLAQKQVRVIITTDHGTIRVKNPSKIVGDRNTNTNLRYKQGKNLNYNAKEVFHIRNPHDAMLPRLHISSSFVFAKEDSYFVYPNNYNHFVNFYNETFQHGGISLEEMIVPVVTYGPK
- a CDS encoding IS110 family transposase produces the protein MEKMHFHAAGIDIGARKVFVGLEGQPVRSFETFTSDLVSLKNYLLEHKVSTVAMEATGVYWYVLYDILLDGGLDVWLVDGRQTRQLPGRKTDVKDCQWIQQLHSYGLLNRCYVSEGHIKELRSYQRLREDHLRSAAMHVQHMQKALIEMNIRLPEVLSQVHGVSGMALIDAILQGERDPDKLFSLCHKKIRENKGEELLKALQGHYTAQGLFALGQAYKAYGFYQGQIMECDSQIDSVLQRINRDKNLPPGISEGKRKAIRHNKPHINNLGDHLLKIFDGKDATKLPGITDYNWLQLYTEVGSDLSRWPSEKHFTSWLGLSPGQDRSGKKNKSKSKGKPAVGQIFKQMAHGLLNSKYIGWGSFARRLRSRKGPAIAIKATARKLAAQYWRLIVKGADFVEKGLQAYENIIKEQKQRRLEKLAFELNRELVPA
- a CDS encoding exodeoxyribonuclease III; its protein translation is MKILTYNVNGIRSAINKGWLAWLQATDADVVCLQEIKATPDVLTDLGLVDQMGYQHYWFPAEKKGYSGTAIFTKILPNHIEYGCGIPDFDREGRCIRVDFDEVSVMSVYFPSGSSGDDRQVFKYRFLDEFGKYLTLLKVEHPNLVVCGDYNICHRPIDIHNPKSNANSSGFLPEEREWMENFIEGGFIDTFRHVNKEPHNYTWWSFRAGSRGKNLGWRIDYAMASTPLEDKIRRAAILPEAKHSDHCPVLLELEF
- a CDS encoding peptidylprolyl isomerase; the protein is MKKLFTLSILLLTLTTAFAGPPKNQYVRIHTAYGDCIIRLYNETPLHRDNFIKLTKKGFYNGTLFHRVIQNFMIQGGDPDSKDPVKATPGAELGNGEVGYTIPAEFRDSLFHKRGVLAAARDDNPKKESSGCQFYIVEGKRFTDGKLDTLENTRLKGRKIPASQREWYKSVGGSPHLDQNYTVFGEVVTGIDMVDRIAAVKKAANDRPVTDVPMTVELLSKKECEQLDAILFPEKK
- a CDS encoding DUF2946 family protein; this encodes MKKNRLHIVFAWLLLVCFAAGQYMVYSHQHALIKGITKHSHMAVGQQTVKEKCLLCDTMHHTDAVVVSNSSFFIPLVTSAHAFKACDYNFVSLALILAAGRAPPVTA